One Aegilops tauschii subsp. strangulata cultivar AL8/78 chromosome 7, Aet v6.0, whole genome shotgun sequence genomic window carries:
- the LOC109766669 gene encoding uncharacterized protein — translation MPEPQAILPLRALPPDAPLPFPPPFHHQTPATPASTATATATANASATPTPPPATPPNPTPPPVTHPHSSSSTRPPHPWEIAARAWLESFPDGRPPTEPEVDAYIDAHRPELPSLPRSQLHQRLLALRGDQVLDPDQSAFPYRFQRTDLWKPVYQWLETLEMDSLVTSKQISDWLASNPQVMDRLVEKHSKYHLIHYSQRMHLKLLKKRGKLPKTLQLSAARATFQPSAVPVAPPESVATLPKSLPPATGGFPGGNASISPGGSANRSPGVSASRLPGGSTPVKDKNMSLSKKKEALFKYELLTDLQNQLTSVMLKHCCTVAIKDTDSLYMDIQKPETNILCIHEGATTANASNPADVPKIYVNEQPNAGGVVESEFGQKRKRNPIIVTPAWCYSEAATGTSEREQNSSSYSDGVRSFNIWKGHVNPSSPQRSIKKNLLFCLEGREIGSNWSQVCSYGGYAGRNRERWTPFLEGWNSPAVQFEGPAVQAVRKSYLSWNATSCAYTSSAPSAQPHDRQGVRKVLDVKFHPEGLPQLVSCSNEAPNELLLFNLLSGRAIQLRGHNTKIQSTSFAVKGASVVSCGSNLLKVWDCITGSCLYTLGGDDQNSVGHTQKINAMAVNKWQSCLVVTSGAKGDGKLLLWNALRGELASDLNSNLRSQDMVYPSIDTMEFCSENLLACGSDCDYGGSAVVQLWDIESPESYLSFSASDSYITSLKINPAGNTIITGSGDGTIGLFDIRACSAINHLSVGSGSEVTSVSFSNCGTYFSASSTSNNTLVWDTRLVPLSHTRDVLRSKDMRFFRPLHCLSHGKQMPTAEYTSQLPGHVDEGDQGVNATQWLHNQPVLVTASGDGSVGMWDVTLGKPCVRHIVTHNRCANAVAVAPNDEYISTGGSDQKVVLYHNRNGCAHLNWRLTYPLPGTD, via the exons ATGCCGGAACCGCAGGCCATCCTCCCGCTCCGCGCGCTGCCGCCGGACGCGCCGCTCCCCTTCCCCCCGCCGTTCCACCACCAGACCCCCGCCACCCCCGCCTCCACGGCCACGGCCACGGCCACGGCCAACGCCAGCGCCACCCCGACCCCTCCCCCGGCCACGCCCCCGAACCCGACCCCTCCCCCGGTCACGCATCCCCACTCCTCGTCCTCCACGCGGCCGCCGCACCCATGGGAGATCGCCGCGCGCGCCTGGCTCGAGTCCTTCCCCGACGGCCGCCCTCCCACCGAGCCCGAGGTCGACGCCTACATCGACGCCCACCGCCCCGAGCTCCCGTCCCTCCCCCGCTCCCAGCTCCACCAGCGCCTCCTCGCGCTCCGCGGCGACCAG GTTTTAGATCCAGACCAAAGTGCATTCCCATACAGGTTCCAGCGAACTGATCTATGGAAGCCTGTGTATCAGTGGTTGGAAACTCTTGAGATGGACTCGCTAGTTACATCAAAGCAGATATCGGACTGGCTTGCATCGAACCCACAGGTGATGGATAGGCTGGTTGAGAAGCATTCCAAGTATCATCTGATACACTACAGCCAGCGGATGCACTTGAAATTGCTCAAGAAGAGAGGGAAGTTGCCAAAG ACTCTACAACTTTCTGCGGCTAGAGCCACATTCCAGCCAAGTGCTGTTCCAGTTGCCCCACCAGAAAGTGTGGCGACCTTACCGAAATCTCTACCTCCGGCGACAG GTGGATTTCCAGGTGGCAATGCAAGCATATCTCCAGGTGGCAGTGCAAACAGATCTCCAGGTGTCAGTGCAAGCAGACTTCCAGGTGGCAGTACACCAGTAAAGGACAAAAATATGTCTTTGTCCAAAAAGAAAGAAGCTCTCTTCAAATATGAACT TTTGACAGATTTGCAGAATCAATTGACCAGTGTGATGTTAAAGCACTGTTGTACTGTCGCCATTAAAGATACAGATTCACTGTATATGGATATTCAAAAGCCAGAGACCAACATATTGTGTATACACGAAGGGGCAACTACTGCAAACGCATCAAACCCTGCAGATGTGCCAAAGATTTATGTCAATGAGCAGCCGAACGCAGGGGGAGTAGTGGAGAGTGAATTTGGCCAAAAGAGAAAGAGAAACCCAATCATTGTTACACCAGCGTGGTGTTACAGTGAAGCTGCAACAG GAACGTCAGAGCGTGAACAGAATTCTAGTTCATATAGTGATGGTGTGAGAAGTTTTAATATATGGAAGGGACATGTTAATCCATCGTCTCCACAGAGATCTATAAAGAAAAATCTATTGTTCTGCCTAGAGGGGCGTGAAATCGGTAGCAACTGGTCTCAAGTTTGTTCTTATGGAGGTTATGCTGGAAGGAACCGTGAAAGATGGACCCCATTTCTTGAAG GATGGAATTCACCCGCAGTTCAGTTTGAAGGGCCTGCGGTACAAGCTGTAAGAAAAAGTTACCTATCTTGGAATGCAACTTCATGTGCTTATACATCAAGTGCTCCTTCTGCTCAGCCTCATGACAGG CAAGGTGTACGCAAAGTTCTTGATGTAAAATTTCACCCAGAAGGGTTGCCCCAGCTTGTTTCTTGCTCTAATGAG GCACCAAATGAATTATTGCTTTTCAATCTTCTTTCTGGGAGGGCTATTCAACTTAGAGGCCACAATACTAAG ATCCAGTCAACCTCATTTGCAGTTAAAGGAGCAAGCGTTGTATCTTGTGGTTCTAATTTACTGAAG GTATGGGACTGCATAACGGGCTCTTGCCTCTACACCCTGGGTGGCGATGACCAAAATTCAGTGGGGCATACTCAAAAAATCAATGCTATGGCAGTGAATAAGTGGCAGTCCT GTCTGGTTGTCACTAGTGGAGCAAAAGGTGATGGGAAGCTTCTACTATGGAATGCTCTGAGAGGTGAACTCGCTTCTGATCTGAATTCAAACCTGAG GTCACAGGATATGGTGTATCCTTCGATTGATACAATGGAGTTCTGTAGCGAGAATCTTCTGGCGTGTGGAAGTGACTGTGATTATGGTGGCTCAGCTGTGGTACAACTATGGGATATTGAGTCTCCAGAATCTTACTTATCTTTCTCTGCAAGCGATTCG TATATTACTTCCCTTAAAATCAATCCTGCTGGCAACACTATCATTACAG GTTCTGGTGATGGGACTATTGGTTTATTTGACATCCGTGCTTGTTCTGCAATTAATCATTTGTCGGTGGGGTCTGGTTCTGAG GTTACATCTGTTTCATTTAGCAACTGTGGTACCTATTTTTCTGCCTCTAGCACATCAAATAATACTTTGGTTTGGGATACAAGACTAGTTCCACTAAGTCACACCAGGGATGTTTTGCGAAGCAAAGACATGCGTTTTTTCCGGCCTTTACATTGTTTGAGCCATGGCAAGCAGATGCCAACTGCAGAATATACGAGCCAACTACCAGG TCATGTCGACGAGGGTGATCAGGGGGTAAACGCCACACAGTGGTTGCATAATCAACCTGTCCTTGTTACTGCAAGCGGTGATGGCAG CGTTGGAATGTGGGATGTTACTCTAGGCAAGCCTTGTGTCAGACATATCGTCACTCATAATCGATGTGCCAACGCT GTTGCTGTAGCCCCCAATGATGAATACATCTCCACAGGAGGAAGCGACCAAAAAGTT GTTTTGTATCATAATAGAAATGGGTGTGCACATCTTAATTGGCGTCTTACGTACCCTCTGCCTGGAACTGATTAA